The following are encoded in a window of Saccharothrix longispora genomic DNA:
- the wzm gene encoding galactan export ABC transporter permease subunit Wzm/RfbD, which yields MQPTSTVERPAAPLAPNSRTFARAFADVRDAWRQRELWGHLGWQDIKQRYRRSIIGPLWITISMGTTALALGLLYSQLFNQQISTFLPYVTAGFIIWNFILGVVTEGTEVFIANEGLIKHLPAPITVHVLRMVWRQVLFLAHNLIVYVVVVTIFFPTLIEPYQMEGDPVTQPGLSWMALMAIPGFVLVVVNAVWMALLFGIISTRFRDIPPVISSFINLVFFMTPIVWHVGVLNKVTDGEGSWRTLIAELNPIFHFVEIVRAPMLGHAQDWHHWVVVGAITVVGWTLALVAMRNYRARVSYWV from the coding sequence GTGCAACCCACGAGTACGGTCGAGCGGCCGGCCGCTCCCCTGGCGCCCAACTCGCGCACCTTCGCTCGCGCGTTCGCCGACGTGCGCGACGCCTGGCGGCAGCGGGAGCTCTGGGGTCATCTCGGCTGGCAGGACATCAAGCAGCGGTACCGCCGGTCGATCATCGGCCCTCTGTGGATCACGATCTCGATGGGCACCACGGCCCTCGCGCTCGGCCTGCTGTACTCACAGCTGTTCAACCAGCAGATCAGCACGTTCCTGCCGTACGTGACGGCCGGGTTCATCATCTGGAACTTCATCCTCGGCGTGGTCACCGAGGGCACCGAGGTCTTCATCGCTAACGAGGGCCTGATCAAGCACCTGCCCGCGCCCATCACGGTGCACGTGCTGCGCATGGTGTGGCGCCAGGTGCTGTTCCTGGCGCACAACCTGATCGTCTACGTGGTCGTCGTCACGATCTTCTTCCCCACGCTGATCGAGCCCTACCAGATGGAGGGCGACCCGGTGACGCAGCCGGGCCTGTCCTGGATGGCGCTCATGGCGATCCCGGGCTTCGTGCTGGTCGTGGTCAACGCGGTGTGGATGGCCCTGCTGTTCGGCATCATCAGCACGCGGTTCCGCGACATCCCGCCCGTCATCAGCAGCTTCATCAACCTCGTGTTCTTCATGACGCCGATCGTCTGGCACGTCGGCGTGCTCAACAAGGTCACCGACGGCGAGGGGAGTTGGCGCACCCTGATCGCCGAGCTGAACCCGATCTTCCACTTCGTCGAGATCGTCCGGGCGCCCATGCTGGGCCACGCCCAGGACTGGCACCACTGGGTGGTCGTCGGCGCCATCACCGTCGTGGGGTGGACGCTGGCGCTGGTCGCCATGCGCAACTACCGCGCCCGCGTCTCCTACTGGGTCTGA
- a CDS encoding M28 family metallopeptidase — translation MSARTGIRRAVVFAASASLALVAVPTAGAAPTALDGPQLAKKLTKNVTLEGVNRHLIAFQRIADRNDGNRAAGTSGYDASVDYVAGKLRGAGFDVSTPEFTYPVQITDAATATVGTTTYENIPLEFSPQTPAGGITGPLRVVPEDGTPGCEATDFAGQDFTGAVALIRRGACTFDIKHRNAAAAGAIAVIIANNVPDAKLSGVTLGAPGVVPTGGVTQADGTALAGLAGQPVTVDLRYHEEDRISRNVIAQTKTGRKDNVVFAGAHLDSVENGAGINDNGTGSAGLLETALQLGGKPKVDNAVRFGWWGAEELGLVGSTEYVRSLTFEQQLDIALYLNFDMIGSPNAGYFVYDGDDSDGVGAGAGPYGSAQIEKAFVDYLQVEKKVQTEGTDFSGRSDYGEFIANGIPAGGLFTGAEVLKTEAQVAKWGGTAGVAYDPNYHGPGDNLGNVDRKALDRNSDALAWVTASYAMSTEDVNGVPPRAKRAEARAAAKTRALHVEPHTHAETA, via the coding sequence ATGTCAGCTAGAACCGGGATCCGACGGGCGGTCGTCTTCGCGGCCTCCGCGTCCCTCGCACTGGTCGCCGTCCCGACCGCCGGCGCGGCGCCGACCGCGCTCGACGGTCCCCAGTTGGCCAAGAAGCTCACCAAGAACGTCACGCTGGAAGGGGTCAACCGCCACCTGATCGCGTTCCAGCGCATCGCCGACCGCAACGACGGCAACCGCGCGGCCGGCACCAGCGGTTACGACGCCAGCGTCGACTACGTCGCCGGCAAGCTGCGCGGCGCGGGCTTCGACGTGTCGACGCCGGAGTTCACCTACCCCGTGCAGATCACCGACGCCGCCACCGCCACGGTCGGCACCACGACGTACGAGAACATCCCGCTGGAGTTCTCGCCGCAGACGCCGGCCGGCGGCATCACCGGCCCGCTGCGCGTGGTCCCCGAGGATGGCACCCCGGGCTGCGAGGCGACCGACTTCGCGGGCCAGGACTTCACCGGCGCGGTCGCCCTGATCCGCCGCGGCGCGTGCACGTTCGACATCAAGCACCGCAACGCCGCCGCCGCCGGCGCGATCGCCGTGATCATCGCCAACAACGTGCCGGACGCCAAGCTGTCCGGCGTGACGCTCGGCGCGCCCGGCGTCGTCCCGACCGGTGGTGTGACCCAGGCGGACGGCACCGCGCTCGCGGGCCTCGCGGGCCAGCCGGTGACGGTCGACCTCCGGTACCACGAGGAGGACCGGATCTCGCGCAACGTCATCGCGCAGACCAAGACCGGCCGCAAGGACAACGTCGTGTTCGCCGGCGCCCACCTCGACAGCGTCGAGAACGGCGCGGGCATCAACGACAACGGCACCGGCTCGGCCGGCCTCCTGGAGACCGCGCTCCAGCTCGGCGGCAAGCCGAAGGTGGACAACGCGGTGCGCTTCGGCTGGTGGGGCGCCGAGGAGCTGGGTCTCGTCGGCTCGACCGAATACGTGCGGTCGCTGACCTTCGAGCAGCAGCTGGACATCGCGCTGTACCTGAACTTCGACATGATCGGTTCGCCGAACGCGGGCTACTTCGTCTACGACGGCGACGACTCGGACGGCGTCGGCGCGGGCGCGGGCCCGTACGGCTCGGCGCAGATCGAGAAGGCCTTCGTCGACTACCTCCAGGTCGAGAAGAAGGTCCAGACCGAGGGCACCGACTTCTCCGGCCGCTCGGACTACGGCGAGTTCATCGCGAACGGCATCCCCGCCGGCGGCCTGTTCACCGGCGCCGAGGTCCTCAAGACCGAAGCCCAGGTGGCCAAGTGGGGCGGCACCGCGGGCGTCGCGTACGACCCGAACTACCACGGTCCGGGCGACAACCTCGGCAACGTGGACCGCAAGGCACTCGACCGGAACTCCGACGCCCTCGCCTGGGTCACCGCGTCGTACGCCATGAGCACGGAGGACGTGAACGGCGTCCCGCCGCGCGCCAAGCGGGCCGAGGCACGGGCGGCGGCGAAGACCCGCGCCCTGCACGTCGAGCCCCACACGCACGCCGAAACCGCCTGA
- a CDS encoding DUF5677 domain-containing protein: MGKLEQDDEKPDSYFEMTSEKSVFFSIFLDIAHEQIDRGVEVDEAVRKTADAFIKALPAITQTTVQSLHESKSTLLDALTESRRQMESEIQDKWGTAFGNYQAVAYLAYELCNKAREGYLNSLEHGGSEDLTVEMLFLLLGRACTVAEEVLCLMRGGLEDGAVARRRTLHELAVVTNLLAENSLLSLGERYQDYAVVEQYEDMKNYQENVERLGYTPFSAEDVETVREQYDEMLTKYGSTFRKPHEWARPLFTSSTEQITFVKLEKLVKLDHLRPFYRQSNHYVHAGPRAALLNVIDRDYGSFIGVGARWDVALGEIGHGSLISLLQCTSALLAYDFDAHDNPDITVGLHCMAQLVDDAGLSFSRASSRHG, from the coding sequence ATGGGAAAGCTTGAGCAGGATGACGAAAAACCCGATTCTTACTTTGAAATGACTAGCGAGAAAAGTGTATTCTTCTCGATTTTTCTTGACATCGCACATGAACAGATAGATCGAGGGGTTGAGGTAGATGAGGCGGTCCGCAAGACCGCAGACGCTTTTATTAAAGCACTCCCAGCGATAACGCAAACCACCGTGCAGTCGCTTCACGAATCGAAGTCGACCCTTCTTGATGCCCTAACAGAATCAAGACGGCAGATGGAAAGTGAGATTCAAGATAAATGGGGCACGGCATTTGGGAACTACCAGGCAGTAGCATACTTGGCTTACGAACTTTGCAATAAGGCTCGCGAAGGTTACCTGAATTCATTGGAGCACGGAGGCTCTGAAGACCTCACGGTCGAAATGCTATTCCTGCTACTCGGTCGTGCATGTACGGTCGCCGAGGAGGTCCTATGCCTTATGAGGGGAGGTCTTGAGGATGGTGCAGTCGCCAGGAGGCGTACGCTACACGAGTTGGCCGTGGTTACAAATCTGCTTGCCGAGAATTCCCTCCTTAGTCTTGGCGAGCGTTATCAAGACTATGCAGTTGTAGAGCAATACGAGGACATGAAGAATTACCAGGAGAATGTCGAGAGGCTGGGGTATACGCCGTTCTCGGCCGAAGACGTAGAGACAGTGAGGGAACAATACGATGAGATGTTGACAAAGTATGGATCTACCTTTCGCAAGCCACATGAATGGGCGCGGCCACTCTTTACGTCATCCACAGAACAGATTACATTTGTTAAGCTCGAAAAGCTGGTTAAGCTTGACCACCTTCGACCTTTCTATCGCCAGTCCAATCACTACGTACACGCCGGTCCTCGTGCAGCACTTCTCAACGTCATTGATCGAGACTATGGCTCTTTCATTGGCGTTGGGGCACGTTGGGATGTGGCACTTGGTGAGATAGGGCATGGCAGCCTCATCAGTTTGCTCCAGTGCACTTCAGCTCTTCTCGCCTACGACTTCGATGCGCACGACAATCCCGACATCACCGTCGGCTTGCATTGCATGGCCCAACTAGTCGACGACGCTGGGCTATCTTTCTCACGAGCATCATCCCGACATGGCTAG
- a CDS encoding TylF/MycF/NovP-related O-methyltransferase, protein MLERVRHSPFVDEFRKRVRGKVLRAIDDVVRPYHHEQAQRIERLQQELAALRERAEHAEQAVDRAVNATIQHEIRARRDLVFAGEQEAALQSARFVRRHLPTAPHFDHPHATLEHGLELVEAEGMALEFGVYTGGTLKIIATAREGRDVYGFDSFEGLPEDWRNGFPAGMFGVDGLPDVDGAELVVGWFDDTLPGFLEEHPGPVAFLHVDCDLYSSTRTVLDLVGPRLVPGSVIVFDEYFNYPGWEEHEHKAWMEHVARTGIEFDYRGYTYDHEQVIVKVTGVPEAPREG, encoded by the coding sequence GTGCTCGAAAGAGTCCGCCACAGCCCGTTCGTCGACGAGTTCCGGAAGCGGGTGCGGGGCAAGGTCCTGAGGGCCATCGACGACGTCGTCCGGCCCTACCACCACGAGCAGGCCCAGCGGATCGAGCGGCTCCAGCAGGAGTTGGCGGCGCTGCGCGAGCGGGCCGAGCACGCCGAGCAGGCGGTGGACCGGGCGGTGAACGCCACCATCCAGCACGAGATCCGCGCCCGGCGCGACCTGGTGTTCGCGGGTGAGCAGGAGGCCGCCCTACAGAGCGCCCGGTTCGTGCGCCGGCACCTGCCGACCGCCCCGCACTTCGACCACCCCCACGCGACGCTGGAGCACGGCCTGGAACTGGTCGAGGCCGAGGGCATGGCGCTGGAGTTCGGCGTCTACACCGGCGGCACGCTGAAGATCATCGCCACCGCCCGCGAGGGGCGTGACGTGTACGGCTTCGACTCGTTCGAGGGCTTGCCCGAGGACTGGCGCAACGGCTTCCCCGCCGGCATGTTCGGCGTGGACGGCCTGCCGGACGTGGACGGCGCGGAACTGGTCGTCGGCTGGTTCGACGACACGCTGCCGGGTTTCCTGGAGGAGCACCCCGGCCCGGTGGCCTTCCTGCACGTCGACTGCGACCTGTACTCGTCCACCAGGACGGTGCTGGACCTGGTCGGTCCGCGCCTGGTGCCGGGCAGCGTCATCGTCTTCGACGAGTACTTCAACTACCCGGGGTGGGAGGAGCACGAGCACAAGGCGTGGATGGAGCACGTCGCGCGCACCGGGATCGAGTTCGACTACCGCGGGTACACCTATGACCACGAACAGGTGATCGTCAAGGTGACCGGCGTACCGGAAGCCCCCCGGGAGGGTTGA
- a CDS encoding cysteine desulfurase-like protein, translating to MAFDVARVRGLFPALGDGWVHLDAPAGMQVPEQVATAVSTALRAPVSGPGGIFPASQRAEAIVDAARRAVADLVGADPAGVVLGPSSAVLLQRLADALSDGWFLGDEVVVSRLDHPTNINPWQRAAQRTGSVVRWAEVDIETCELPAWQYDELITPRCKLVAVTAASGSVGTRPDLRKIAEAAGRTDALVVVDASSAAPFVPLDVTSMGADVVAVSANNWGGPPVGALVFRDPSMLDLLPSVAVEPGARGPERLELGPHAYPLLAGLVASVDYLAGLDDAAVGPRRERLLTSLGSVKAYQAGLLANLINELRSLRHVMVIGDAMRRVPALAFTVAGVKATDGVEHLSERGVCAFADSGQHGVFSVLGVGEVGGAIRVGLAHYTNAVEVDELVRAVAELG from the coding sequence ATGGCGTTCGACGTCGCACGAGTCCGCGGCCTGTTCCCCGCGCTCGGCGACGGCTGGGTTCATCTGGACGCTCCTGCGGGGATGCAAGTACCCGAACAGGTGGCCACGGCCGTCTCCACCGCGCTGCGCGCACCCGTCTCCGGGCCGGGTGGCATATTCCCCGCCTCGCAACGTGCCGAGGCCATCGTCGACGCGGCCAGGCGCGCCGTGGCCGACCTGGTCGGGGCCGACCCGGCCGGCGTCGTGCTCGGCCCCAGTTCCGCGGTGCTGCTCCAGCGGCTCGCCGACGCCCTGTCCGACGGCTGGTTCCTCGGTGACGAGGTCGTCGTCTCGCGGCTCGACCACCCGACCAACATCAACCCGTGGCAGCGGGCCGCGCAGCGCACCGGCAGCGTCGTGCGCTGGGCCGAGGTCGACATCGAGACGTGCGAGCTGCCCGCCTGGCAGTACGACGAGCTGATCACGCCCAGGTGCAAGCTGGTCGCGGTGACCGCCGCGTCCGGCTCCGTCGGCACCAGGCCGGACCTGCGCAAGATCGCCGAGGCGGCCGGCCGGACCGACGCCCTGGTCGTGGTCGACGCCTCCTCGGCGGCGCCCTTCGTGCCGCTCGACGTCACGTCGATGGGCGCGGACGTGGTGGCCGTGTCCGCCAACAACTGGGGCGGCCCGCCGGTCGGCGCGCTGGTGTTCCGCGACCCGTCGATGCTCGACCTGCTGCCGTCGGTCGCCGTCGAACCGGGGGCGCGCGGCCCCGAGCGCCTCGAACTGGGCCCGCACGCCTACCCGCTGCTGGCCGGGCTGGTCGCCTCGGTGGACTACCTGGCCGGGCTGGACGACGCGGCCGTGGGTCCCCGAAGGGAGCGCTTGCTCACATCCCTGGGTTCGGTCAAGGCTTACCAGGCGGGTCTCCTGGCCAACCTCATCAACGAACTGCGATCGCTCCGTCACGTCATGGTGATCGGGGACGCCATGCGGCGCGTGCCGGCGCTGGCGTTCACGGTGGCCGGGGTGAAGGCGACCGACGGCGTCGAGCACCTGTCGGAGCGCGGGGTGTGCGCGTTCGCGGACTCCGGGCAGCACGGCGTGTTCTCGGTGCTGGGGGTGGGGGAGGTCGGCGGGGCGATCCGCGTGGGCCTCGCGCACTACACGAACGCGGTCGAGGTGGACGAGCTCGTGCGGGCGGTCGCCGAGCTGGGGTGA
- a CDS encoding bacterial proteasome activator family protein has protein sequence MSEAENERHVVVVGPDGKPVGAARVPVGDDGPGQDVTDLVEQPAKVMRIGTMIKQLLEEVRAAPLDEASRNRLKEIHKRSIEELEDGLAPELRDELERLSLPFTEEGTPSDAELRIAQAQLVGWLEGLFHGIQTALFAQQMAARAQLEQMRGRALPAGSGGGDAEGGPHIRGTGQYL, from the coding sequence ATGAGCGAGGCAGAGAACGAGCGGCACGTGGTGGTGGTCGGGCCCGACGGGAAGCCGGTGGGCGCCGCGCGCGTGCCCGTGGGCGACGACGGGCCCGGCCAGGACGTCACGGACCTGGTGGAGCAGCCGGCGAAGGTCATGCGCATCGGCACGATGATCAAGCAGCTGCTGGAGGAGGTGCGCGCCGCTCCCCTGGACGAGGCCAGCCGCAACCGGCTGAAGGAGATCCACAAGCGGTCCATCGAGGAGCTGGAGGACGGCCTGGCCCCGGAGCTGCGCGACGAGCTGGAGCGCCTGTCGCTGCCGTTCACGGAGGAGGGCACGCCGTCGGACGCCGAGCTGCGGATCGCGCAGGCGCAGCTGGTGGGCTGGTTGGAGGGCCTGTTCCACGGCATCCAGACGGCCCTGTTCGCCCAGCAGATGGCGGCCCGCGCGCAGCTGGAGCAGATGCGCGGCCGGGCGCTGCCGGCCGGTTCCGGTGGCGGCGACGCGGAAGGCGGTCCGCACATCCGGGGCACGGGCCAGTACCTGTAG
- a CDS encoding HAD family hydrolase, whose amino-acid sequence MTKNNVSLDSLETLRDILVRTEGLLLDFDGPMCSIFADMPASYVADQLRRVLSDEEGIELAVDLRITQDPFDVLAYAVTLGKEVGSLVESVLTTYEIEAVSTVGLTNGVFDLISSWHYSGRKLAIVSNNSHNAIEFFLEKQGLTDLISAVSARAGSDTSLLKPNPYLIRQAIVALSLQPQACTIVGDSIADIDAAKAAQVTAIGYVNRPAKALALSRASALVTSIEYIVEALG is encoded by the coding sequence ATGACCAAAAACAATGTGTCTCTGGACAGCTTGGAAACCTTGCGTGACATCCTCGTCAGAACAGAGGGCTTGTTGCTCGATTTCGACGGACCTATGTGCTCAATATTCGCTGACATGCCTGCTAGTTACGTCGCTGATCAACTCCGCCGCGTTCTTTCTGATGAAGAAGGCATCGAGCTAGCAGTTGATCTGAGAATAACTCAAGATCCTTTTGATGTCCTTGCCTATGCTGTAACCCTCGGTAAAGAAGTTGGCTCGTTGGTGGAATCCGTACTAACCACGTACGAAATTGAGGCCGTGAGCACCGTTGGTCTTACCAACGGCGTATTCGACCTAATTTCTTCCTGGCACTACTCTGGTCGCAAGCTGGCGATCGTGAGCAACAACTCCCATAATGCCATCGAGTTTTTCCTCGAAAAACAAGGCTTGACCGATCTTATTAGCGCGGTTTCTGCACGCGCAGGGTCTGACACCTCACTGCTGAAGCCAAATCCATACCTTATTAGGCAGGCTATTGTCGCACTGTCACTTCAGCCGCAAGCTTGCACTATTGTCGGCGACTCAATTGCGGATATAGATGCGGCTAAAGCCGCACAAGTAACCGCGATCGGGTACGTTAACCGGCCAGCAAAAGCATTGGCTCTCAGTCGAGCGTCTGCACTTGTTACATCAATAGAGTACATCGTTGAAGCTCTGGGCTGA
- a CDS encoding NAD(P)H-quinone oxidoreductase codes for MRAITTREPGGPDVLSWEEVRDPEPGPGDVLVEVAATAVNRADLLQRQGHYPPPKGTSDVLGLECSGTVAAVGEDVRDWRVGDEVCALLAGGGYAERVVVPAAQVLPVPEGVDLVTAASLPEVACTVWSNVVMLAGLEAGGTFLVHGGAGGIGTHAIQVGKALGARVAVTAGSAERLRRCAELGADVLVNYREQDFVEVVGAADVVLDNMGAAYLGRNVDVLAPDGHLVVIGMQGGVKGELNIGKLLAKRGSVSGTGLRFRPVEGRNGKGRIVAEVREHVWPMIADGRVKPVVDRVLPIERAADGHRALEEGDVFGKVVLEV; via the coding sequence ATGCGCGCGATCACCACTCGGGAACCCGGCGGACCGGACGTGCTGTCGTGGGAAGAGGTGCGGGACCCCGAACCCGGTCCCGGCGATGTGCTGGTGGAGGTCGCGGCGACCGCCGTGAACCGGGCCGACCTGCTCCAGCGCCAGGGGCACTACCCGCCGCCGAAGGGCACGTCCGACGTGCTGGGGCTGGAGTGCTCGGGCACGGTCGCCGCGGTCGGCGAGGACGTCCGGGACTGGCGCGTGGGCGACGAGGTGTGCGCGCTGCTGGCCGGCGGCGGGTACGCGGAGCGGGTCGTCGTGCCGGCCGCGCAGGTGCTGCCGGTGCCCGAGGGGGTGGACCTCGTCACGGCCGCGTCGCTGCCCGAGGTGGCGTGCACGGTGTGGTCGAACGTGGTGATGCTGGCCGGCCTGGAGGCCGGCGGGACGTTCCTGGTGCACGGCGGCGCGGGTGGGATCGGCACGCACGCGATCCAGGTGGGCAAGGCGCTGGGCGCGCGGGTCGCGGTGACGGCGGGCTCGGCGGAGCGGTTGCGGCGCTGCGCCGAGCTGGGTGCGGACGTGCTGGTGAACTACCGGGAGCAGGACTTCGTCGAGGTGGTCGGCGCGGCGGACGTGGTGCTGGACAACATGGGCGCCGCGTACCTGGGGCGCAACGTCGACGTGCTCGCGCCGGACGGCCACCTGGTGGTGATCGGCATGCAGGGTGGTGTGAAGGGCGAGTTGAACATCGGCAAGCTGCTGGCCAAGCGCGGGTCGGTCAGCGGGACGGGCCTGCGGTTCCGGCCGGTGGAGGGGCGCAACGGCAAGGGGCGGATCGTGGCCGAGGTGCGCGAGCACGTGTGGCCGATGATCGCGGACGGCCGGGTGAAGCCCGTGGTGGACCGCGTGCTGCCGATCGAGCGGGCGGCGGACGGGCACCGGGCGCTGGAGGAGGGGGACGTGTTCGGGAAGGTCGTGCTGGAGGTCTGA
- the wzt gene encoding galactan export ABC transporter ATP-binding subunit Wzt/RfbE — MVSIDVWNASVDFPIFDAKSRSLKKLALGKVGGKIGSEGRVPIIEALHDINISLGHGARVGLVGHNGAGKSTLLRLLAGIYEPTRGSSRIIGKVAPVFDLGVGMDPEISGYENIMIRGLFLGMTRKEMEKRVDDIAEFTELGDYLSMPLRTYSTGMRVRLALGVVTSINPEILLLDEGIGAVDAAFMAKARDRLKDLVGRSGLLVFANHSDESLLEFCDTAIWMDEGRVKMHGDLREVLTAYKGHDPFEYLSEETRERLAKSKVANGNGGE, encoded by the coding sequence ATGGTCAGCATCGACGTCTGGAACGCCTCGGTCGACTTCCCGATCTTCGACGCCAAGTCGAGGTCGCTGAAGAAGCTCGCGCTCGGCAAAGTCGGCGGCAAGATCGGCTCCGAGGGCCGCGTGCCGATAATCGAGGCACTGCACGACATCAACATCTCGCTCGGCCACGGCGCCCGGGTGGGCCTGGTGGGGCACAACGGCGCCGGCAAGTCGACGCTGCTGCGGCTGCTCGCGGGCATCTACGAGCCCACGCGGGGCAGCTCGCGCATCATCGGCAAGGTCGCGCCCGTGTTCGACCTCGGCGTGGGCATGGACCCGGAGATCTCCGGGTACGAGAACATCATGATCCGCGGCCTCTTCCTCGGCATGACCCGCAAGGAGATGGAGAAGCGGGTCGACGACATCGCGGAGTTCACCGAACTCGGCGACTACCTGTCGATGCCGCTGCGGACCTACTCCACCGGCATGCGGGTCCGCCTGGCGCTGGGCGTGGTGACGTCCATCAACCCCGAGATCCTGCTGCTGGACGAGGGCATCGGCGCGGTCGACGCCGCGTTCATGGCCAAGGCGCGGGACCGCCTCAAGGACCTCGTCGGCCGCTCCGGCCTCCTGGTGTTCGCCAACCACTCCGACGAGTCCCTGCTGGAGTTCTGCGACACCGCCATCTGGATGGACGAGGGTCGCGTGAAGATGCACGGCGACCTGCGCGAGGTGCTGACCGCGTACAAGGGGCACGACCCGTTCGAGTACCTGAGCGAGGAGACGCGCGAGCGGCTGGCCAAGTCGAAGGTCGCTAACGGGAACGGTGGCGAGTAG
- a CDS encoding GntR family transcriptional regulator, with translation MQVANALRAAILTKVFKAGDKLPSRAELAKKYDVAPMTVQSALRELRDEGLIVSRQGSGVFVRERTERPVGLRPHIEQAFTSDRVTIDFAGFSGETLHGILQEPLDKIRIGRLTPETIHVRILVPDPTVPWSVPVTVEHQADSPAFRARAAEIMRRHTLAIVDNVTELGALGLVKEATAEVRVHRTAPLFKLYLVNNDEAFFGFYPVREHVLSLDGQPQAIYDLMGKDAILFHHSTTDDDTSTGSQYVEQARTWFDSLWNTIATEYRR, from the coding sequence ATGCAGGTGGCGAACGCTCTACGGGCAGCCATCCTGACCAAGGTCTTCAAGGCCGGGGACAAGCTGCCGTCACGCGCCGAGCTGGCCAAGAAGTACGACGTTGCACCGATGACCGTGCAGAGCGCCCTACGCGAGCTGCGCGACGAAGGCTTGATCGTCTCCCGACAGGGCAGCGGCGTCTTCGTCCGAGAGCGCACCGAGCGCCCGGTCGGCCTGCGCCCTCACATCGAGCAGGCGTTCACATCCGACCGCGTGACGATCGACTTCGCTGGCTTCTCCGGCGAGACCTTGCACGGCATCCTCCAAGAGCCGCTGGACAAAATCCGCATCGGCCGCCTAACCCCCGAAACGATCCACGTCCGCATCCTCGTTCCGGACCCCACCGTCCCGTGGTCAGTTCCCGTAACCGTCGAGCACCAAGCCGACAGCCCGGCTTTCCGCGCACGCGCCGCCGAGATCATGCGCCGCCACACCCTCGCCATCGTGGACAACGTCACCGAGCTAGGTGCCCTCGGCTTGGTCAAAGAAGCCACCGCCGAAGTCCGCGTCCACCGGACCGCACCACTATTTAAGCTCTACCTGGTCAACAACGACGAAGCCTTCTTCGGCTTCTACCCCGTCCGCGAACACGTCCTATCCCTCGACGGTCAGCCCCAAGCCATCTACGACCTCATGGGCAAAGACGCAATCCTCTTCCACCACAGCACAACCGACGACGACACCAGCACTGGCAGTCAGTACGTCGAACAGGCTCGCACCTGGTTTGACAGCCTGTGGAATACTATCGCCACCGAGTATCGGCGATGA
- a CDS encoding class I SAM-dependent methyltransferase, with protein MDDLLSRELADIAALHRLAPLMSEYLPNTAHELRPAALAAVVDEVLLGSRTVLVECGSGASSVILARLLARRGFGHLLSVEHDERTAAFVASQLRREGLGHVARVVHAPLSPHPAALGSAHWYDPGLVHDEVSYYVERYGLVDLLLVDGPLLGDARYPALPVFRGVLAPGAAVLVDDAEQPGEQTVLVRWAEEFSLRFRTTPRTFLATAAALD; from the coding sequence TTGGACGACCTGCTGTCACGCGAACTGGCCGACATAGCCGCACTCCACCGCCTGGCCCCGCTGATGTCGGAGTACCTGCCCAACACGGCGCACGAGCTGCGCCCGGCCGCCCTGGCCGCCGTCGTGGACGAGGTGCTCCTCGGCTCGCGCACGGTGCTGGTCGAGTGCGGCAGCGGCGCGTCCTCGGTGATCCTGGCCCGCCTCCTCGCCCGGCGCGGCTTCGGCCACCTGCTGTCGGTCGAGCACGACGAGCGCACGGCCGCGTTCGTGGCCAGCCAGCTCCGCCGAGAGGGCCTCGGGCACGTGGCGCGCGTGGTGCACGCACCCCTGTCCCCGCACCCGGCGGCCCTCGGCAGCGCCCACTGGTACGACCCGGGGCTCGTGCACGACGAGGTGTCGTACTACGTGGAGCGCTACGGCCTGGTCGACCTGCTGCTGGTGGACGGCCCCCTGCTGGGGGACGCCCGCTACCCGGCCCTCCCGGTCTTCCGGGGCGTGCTGGCGCCGGGCGCCGCGGTGCTGGTGGACGACGCCGAGCAGCCGGGCGAGCAGACGGTGCTGGTCCGGTGGGCGGAGGAGTTCTCCCTGCGCTTCCGCACCACACCCCGAACCTTCCTGGCCACCGCCGCAGCCCTGGACTGA